The sequence below is a genomic window from Rhinopithecus roxellana isolate Shanxi Qingling chromosome 19, ASM756505v1, whole genome shotgun sequence.
gaggcagaaagaaagggCAGAGGAATTAACTGTATTATAGGAAAAAAGGAGACTCGTTACCACTGGCTGAAGGTGCCCAGAATTGTGTGGCCCCCATCAAGCTACCTGCCTGTGCCCGTCCCAAGAGCAAAGGCCTGACTCCACCAGTGCCGTCCACCCCGCAGAGCACCAGGGTAAAGCGGCAGCAGTGCTGAAGCCCAACTGTagacggcttttttttttttttttttttttaaacccatgaCACACAACTAGGCCAAGAAAAATACCACAAGGTCAAGTGGAAAACACGACATGTTAAAACACTTCCCTGACACTGGAGAACGAGGGTGGTGGTGAACTGCCCCTCAGCGACATCTGATCTTGGCCAGTAGCTGCTGTGACCGAGTCACCACGATGTCCACAGCAGGGCCCTTCACATGTGACCTCGAGCTCGGCCTGGTCCAGCGGTCACGCTGTGAAGCCAGTGTGTGCCTCTCGGCCAGCACAGGAGGGCCCAGCGAGTTCATGGATGGGATTTCGATGCATCCCAGGAAGAGGCTGGGCCGGGCTTCTTGAGGCAGGCCCTGGCAGATGGAACGATCTTGGTGAGGGTGACACAGTCCTCTAGcaaccctgcctcagcctccccatccccagcctccTCGGAGCTTTGCCACTCTTTCCCTTCAGATGGTATCTTTGGGCCACCTGGCACTGGTTTTAGAATTAGggaatttgaaaacagaaataaaccaaCCTTTTGAACTGTAaggtgtgtgtggcggggggtgggggtatattttttaaaaaacgaggATGGCAGAACACAAAACAAGTGAGATAATTGGTTGGACGGCATCGGTCCGCCTTGCCCTGCCCTGGTATTCGAGACGGATAGTTGCATGGAATTCCAAGGTAGAACAGCCTCCTGGGTGCCTGTAGAGACACTGCCAACTCTGTGCCAACAACACCAAACAACCTAGAGGGCCAGCTGTGGTCAGGCCTGAAGCTTTGTGGAGCTGAATTCCTATATGTCGACCTCCTGTCTCCAGATCTGCTCGGAGAGAATCCGGCACAGGACGTCCTCTGTGAAGGTTGGCTGGAGTCCAGGAGCAGCCAAGTGTGGCTGCCTCGAAGGCTGGAGGCAGAGAAGCCAGGCAGCTCCCTCAGAATACCAGTGACACAAGGGAAAACGAATGTCTTCAGGCCGTGAAGCAAGGCCCTGGTGTGGTACAGAAACTCCTCCACAGAGCAGCCCGGGCTCCCTCTGGAGAGCTGGCATCGTCCTTCCCCGCAGGCAGTTACTCTCACCGGAGGTAATAATCAATCGCAGCAGAGAAAGCAGCAAAACCTCCACAACCAATGGCCCCAGCCTTTAGGCCAGCtgtcaaacaaacagaaagaacacGAGCTGTGGTGAGTGACACCTGCTGGGTCAGGAGGCACTCGCGGAAAGTGCACACCCTCAGGTGCCATGAAACAAGCTTAAGCACTGCGAGTCATTCACGCGCTCATCGCTCCGGAAGACATCAGTGAAGCAGTGTATATGATCTAATCCAGTGTGCTTTATCTAACTACATTTGTTTAGCTTTTCTCCTTCAAAGGGTATTTCTAGTCTTAGGGAAACAGCCCCTCACAGGCAGGAAACTGGTTAAGAGAAGCAGCCCTTGGAATCAAAGGAAAGCATATGGCCTTGACCCTGATTTGTTGATGGAATAAATTCCTGGGAAGGTGATCAAAGCAGTCCTTGAGAAAGCAGAGCTTCTCAGAGAGGCCCTGGCATCGCTGAGCAATGGGACGACCGGCAGAGAAGTTACTTTGTCAGTCATTAATGGTGCCTGAGGAGCAAAACCAGTTTCATGACAGCACATCATCCTGTCTCTCAGAAGATGAGAAAACCAGCTTTTTGCTCTGGGAAAGTCAGGGCATGACAGATGGAAAGTGGCCCAGTGATAAAACACTGATGCTTCTAGGAAAGTCATGTCACCAAGGCCCTCCCCCACACTCTGAATGGACATGCCAACAGGGAGAAGTGGCagcaaattgttttttctttttttttttttttttttttttttacagctgatAATCTAATATTTCTAGAATGTCTGTACTTAGCATTCAATGGGTAAAAATCAATCCTTGAGGGCAGAAAGATATTACTGTTATAATTTCTATCTAGAATTAAAACAGACAATTGTCTAGAATTATTGAGAAAAATGTTGGCCacaggtggtggctcacgcctgtaatcccagcactttgggaggctgaggcaggcagattacgaggtcaggagtttgagaccaggtgaaatctggtctctactaaaaaaatacaaaaaaaaaaaaaaaatagccgagcgtggtggtgggcgcctgtaatcccagctgcctggaaggctggggtaggggaatcacctgaacccaggaggtggaggttgcagtgagccaacatcatgccactgcactccagcctgggcgacagagtgagattcggtctctttaaaaaaaaaaagttgttacaaCTGACGGGGGTGCTGCTTGCATCTCGTGGGTAGAGGCCGGGGGTACTGCTAAACATCTCAGAATGCACAAAACAGACTCAATCCCAGCAAAGACTCATCTGGtcaaaaatgtcaatagtgccaacgATGAGAAACCCTAATCTAGATCCTAGCGAGTTTCCAAACCCGAGTTAACACAGAAACAAACATGATTTATTTGTCAGAGGGGAAGAAGATCAAGTGTCCCTGGAACACTTGTGTGTTTGGAAATGACAACCTCAGCACGTTGTCCAAGGCCACAAAGGAAAAGCATTCGAGAGCCGTTGACTAACCTCTGAAACCAATGGCTCCTCCAGTGATGCAGCCACTAATGACACTGTTCTTCCAATCCGATTTTCCCCGGTACTGTGGGCGGAGAAGTACATGTTAGAGCCAAAGAAACCAGCCAAGCGGGACCATTAAGGAAGAATACACAGGGTTGCTAGTTAGCTCATTCAGTCCCTACCCAAAGGAAACCTAATCTTTCTCAAAGATACAGTTCATAAGTAtacagcatgtgtgtgtgtatatatgtatatgtatatatatacacatagtatgtgtatatatatagtatgtgttcATAGATGCTTCCTGCAGGTGGCACCGGAGTGCTGAAACCAAGTCCAGCATTTGAAATGTAATCAAAATTTCTTCAAGGGGCTCTCAGTCTCATGTTTAAAATCATTAGCTACCTTCTGgcctacaaaaagtaaaaaataatgcaaGCCCGTACTGTAAACACACAGAAAGTCTGCAATAGGGACTATTTTATGGAAGTACAACCTAGAACGTATCTGATGCTTCCGATCTGCTTTCTAGTAACAActttcaaataacttttaaagaGCAATTTCTCTTTAAAAGTCATGAAATGGCGGCCCCAGCAAGGATTTCTCAGAAGGCAGAGACACTTACAGATTCTACCAAACACTCAGTACAAGAAAACATGGCTCCCACAATGGCAAAATTTTTGGCATAGGACATTCCTCTCTGCCCCATGTCTTTCAGAACTTCTTTCGCAGTCGGTGTACGGTAAGGATCCTTCGGGTCAAAGCCCACGTTCGTATCGATGCCAGCGGTAAACACCCCAAATGCACCTCCTAAGACAAATCCTAGAAGCAAACACAGAAATGAAAGTGTCTTTGGCATGTTTTCTGGATTACTGTATTGGGATCATCCTGGAAGGGCCATACTTTTGGATGACCACCGGTGCAAAGGACACCCCCCTCTTGCCACTCAAACTCTCCACTTGCCTAGTGGAGAGTTTTGCACAATCCAGGGTCTGTCTGACTGACATCATCTTCTCTGTCTCCTCCaggatttcttcttcctttccctaaCATTTCTCAAGATTCCATCTTTAACTCTCGTATTGTCTCTACACTCTCTCATATGTAAACTAGTCACCCTCAAGTTCAGCTATCAACTTTGCAAATCACTCTTTTGGCCACTGTGACATTCACAGTAATGCTTTACTGAGCACCACATGCCAGATATGCCACAGCCTCATTCATTCTTCACAATAATCCAGTGAGACAGATGCTATTAGCCTCTCCTTTCTATagataaactgaggctcagagaggttaagcaacttctcccaaggccacacagctaccTAATGGCAAATCCCACACTATTGTCCACATCTGACCTTCCTGAGCCTGCTGGACATGTCCATGTGGATGCCCTCTCATGACTTCATGGCCAATATGAGTTCAATACAATCATGGGCACCTCCCCTCCAGACTTTCCTGCCTacagctccttccttccttccttccagtcaTGCCATCTCCAAACACTAGGAGCACCTCTGACGGCTTCTTTGCCTCCTCCTATAACCAGTCAGTCATGAAACACGGCAAAATCTTTCATCCTACTTTTTCAAGTCAAGTCCATCCCTGCCTATGTCCGGAATTACCACCCCAGTCCGAGGCCTTCATCACTTCAACTGTGGAGCACTATAAAGACCCCGTTCATCCTTTCAACAACTCTATCAGTGATGTATTAGGGTCAGGCAGAGTGAGGAGCAAACACCCAGTCCATGACCTCATGAAGCTTTAGTCTCACAAACTTCCTCTCTGGCCTTCTCATCcacagatttttctttccttcaccaTACTCTATCCTAATTCACCATGTTCATTGCCACTTGTTACTCTTTGTAAAAAACATCAACTACTGCCCTAATGCCTATAAGCAAAAAGCCCAAATCTCCCCCGGACTCAACCCCAAACTTGAAATAACATTTCTTCTTTGCCTaagtgtattttctttctgtcttttttttttttttttttgagatggagtctcactctgttgccaggctggagtgcaatggcacaatctcggctcactgcaacctccacctcctgggttccagccattctcctgcctcagcctcccgagtagctgggattacaggcacacaccaccatgctcagctaatttttgtatttttagtagagatggggtttcaccatgttggctaggatggtcttgacctcttgacctcgtgatccgcctgccctggcctcccaaagtgttgggattacaggcatgagccactctgcccggtcctttcttcttctttttttttttttttttttgagacaggatcttgctctgtcacccaggctggagtgcagtaactcgatcacagctcactgcagcttcaaccatctgggctcaagagatcctcctgcctcaggctcccgagtagctgggctctCAGGTgcataccagctaatttttgtatttttcgtagagatggggtttcgttatattggccaggctggtctcaaactcctgggatcaagcgatccacccgcctcagcctcccaaagagctgggattatacaggagtgagccaccgcacccactcCGCCTACCTATATTTTCTCAATCCTTCAAGACGCAGCTCCAATCTTACCTATGGTCTTCCTCAAcgaaaaaaaaagacctttctTCTTCCTACTTCACTTGTTTTCATTAACATTCTCACTATATTCATTTCTTAAATGTCTTTCATTGTCAATGAGACTTAAACTCATCTGCAAATGTAGCCAACCTATTTACCCTGCACACAGAAGGGATACTGTACATTCTCAAATCTCCAAAAAGCTTAAGGGAAACAGAAGGACAAGTGCAGACTTCGTCTCTCCTTGCTCGCTGCTGTCTAGTCACAGTGGTCTTTCAGTTTTTCAAACCTCAAGCAACCGCTGCCCTAGCGCCGTTTGCATGTGCATTTCCATATGTCTGCATCATTCCTCTGCAGTGTTCCTGCTTGACATTCTTCTCCACATACTATAATACGGGCCCCGTGAAGACCAGgctcttgtctctctctcctggCACGTTATAGTTGCTTAGGAACGATTTGTTGAAGGATTTAAGAGAATGAGCGAATTCAAGGGAATGAACGGATGAATGAAGTCACCCAtgtaataacttttttcttttcgagatggagtctcgctctgtcgccgaggctggagtgcaatggcgcgatctctgctcactgcaacctccgcctcctgggttcaagcgattctcctgcctcagcctccagaatagctgggactacaggcgcccaccaccatgcccggctaattttttatatttttagtagaaacagagtttcaccgtgttagccaggatgtcatGTAATAACTTTTAGGCCCCAACCACAGCACCGATCCTCTGATGCAATTTTCATCAAGAAAGCTAGCCTGAGGGGGCAGGAGAGGTGATGCCCGGGTTCACGGAACGGGGTGGGGGTCCGGTCAAGGTCAAGGCCCGCAGTCCCTCGCCTCCCAGGCGCGTGGTCTTCTCTGCAGAGATCCCCACTGCCGTCCaggccctcagcctcccaaggatcCCACTCGCCCGGCCTCACCTCCCACGCAGGCCAGCGCAGCCTTGAAGGCACAGCTTTCCATCACCTTCTCGATCATCTTCTGCTCCTCACTCTTGGCTGGACTTGGGATCCCGCCTAGGCTCCCAGGCTCCAGGAGCCGGGGCTGACGCTTGTTACCCACCAGGTACTGCAGGAGAAGGCTGTACTGCAGCGGAGCTTCGGCGGAACCGGCTGCCTCCGGGGCCGAACCCCCGGCATTGGGGGCGGCCGCCGCCATGACAGTCGCTGCCCAAGCAACCCTCGCGTCCTTCTCCCCGCAGCAGATTCGACAGGCGTCACGCTGCGGGCCCTGAGACTAGCCACCGTGCAGCAACAGCAGATTCGCAGCAAGAGGAAGCCGCGGCCGCAAGAGACGTCGTGCGCACATCAGCGGGAGCGCTATCGTGTTTCCAAAAAGAAAGCCTCTTGTGAAAATGGAATTGGGCTTGAACAGCTTTCCCCATGTCACAGACAAACGAGATTTAGATTCACCAGAAAGCGCCCTCATGGTCGGGGCTGCAGCGCGGTGAGTACAGAGATTTGTAGTTCCAATCCGACATCCAACTACATTTCCCAGGAAGCGTTGCGCGTGCTCGCGCGTCTCGGCCCCGCGAGGGGCTCCTGCGCGCTCCTGAGGGGAGCGAGGAGCGGCCGCGCGCTCCGGGGCTGCCGTGCTCCGGATCGCCGGGAGGGGGCGCGCGAGCATTCTCGCTGCCCCTTTCCGCCTCCTGCTGTCATCGGGCGAGGAGGCGTTAAATCCTGTGGTCCCGGAAGGTGCGGTGAGGGGTGGACGCTTTGTAGACAAGCGTGATCGTGTGCTGGAAATGCGCGgactgggcgcaggggctcacgcctgtcttccagcactttgggagccgagactggtggatcatgaggtcaggagttcgagaccagcctgaccaacatggtgaaaccccgtctctactaaaactacaaaaaaaaaaaaaaaattagctgggcatagtggtgcacgcctgtattcccagctacttgagaggctgaggcaggagaccccctctttactaaaaatacaaaaattagccagatggtggcaggcgcctgtaatctccgttacttgggaggctgagacaggagaatcgcttaacccgggaggtggaggttgcagtgagccaagatcgcgccattgcgctccatcctgggcgacaagagcaagactctgtctaaaaaaaaaaaaaaaaaaatcctaacagcATTTGCTGACTTGAGTGGGGTCAATATCCCCATCGTGGCTGATTTAAAACTACCCAGCGAGGTCATCAGTCAGAATTGGGAAGACTCATAGCAGCATGTGGTTAGACAATGTTTCTATCACACAGATACAATCTATGGAAATAACCTCAACAGCATAGATAGGAGTACGGTGTAGTAAAACTTTTAGGAGGTGGTGAGTTTTGAATACACATTACCTGTTTTTAGTATAATttgattataaatgtataaaatgtaatttttaataataactatgCTTAACAATCAGCTAAAAAACTGATAATTTATtgccttactttttaaaattattcttttgagacagagtcttgctttgtcacccaggctggagtgcagtggtacaatctcggctcactgcaacctccacctcctgggttcaaacagttctctgcctcaggctcccccgtagctgggattacaggcatctgccactacgcctggctaatttttgtatttttagtagagatgggatttcaccatgtttgccaggctggtcttgaactcctgacctcatgatccacccgcctcggcctcccaaagtgctgggatgacaggcatgagccaagaatgtaatttttaataataactgtACTTAACCAGCTCAAAAACTCCTGATAATGTATtgccttagtttttaaaattattcttttgagacagtcttgctcttgtcacccaggctggagtgccgtggtgcaatctcggcttactgaaaccaccacctcccaggtttgagcgattctcctgccttagcctactgagtagctgggattacaggcacgcgccaccacgtctggctaatttttgtatttttagtagagatggggtttcgccatgttggtcgggctggtcttgaactcctgatctcaggtgatccacccaccttggcctcccaaagtgctgggattgcaggcgagagtcactgctcctggccagttAGGgcctttttgttattgttgttaaacATTTGTCgttataccactgcactgcaagcATATTTTGGGAACCAAGAACACGTTCTCCTCTTTGAGGAAACCAGAATCGGGGCCTGGAGACAGAGAAATTGGAATGGATTTCTGGTCATATCCAGGAAAATCCTAGGGGATGTTGGAGGGAGGTTTTCAGTCCCAAGAATGCTAACACTTTGGCATCATTGTGTACTCCTGGTATGAACAAAATGTGGCCTGGGAACACCTCTGGGCATTTAAGCACACTTTTTGCTAATGGCCCAAAGGCAGTGCCGTAGCAAGCATCTGCTTACTTGGGCCAGGGGCTCTCAGAAGATGTTGATCAAAAAAGATTcctctggctgggcgcggtggcttaagcctgtaatcccagcactttgggaggccgagacaggcggatcacgaggtcaggagatcgagaccatcctggctaacactgtgaaacctcgtttctactaaaaaaatacaaaaagctaaccgggcgtggcggcgggcgcctgtagtcccagctactccggaggctgaggcgggagaatggcgtaaacccgggaggcggagcttgcagtgagctgagatccggccactgcactccagcctgggcgacagagcgagactctgtctcaaaaaaaaaaaaaaaagattcctctgctgggcatggtggctcacacctgtaatcccagcacttcaggagcccgaggcaggaaaattgcttgagtccgaaaggttgagactgcagtgggtcatgatcgtgccactgcactccagcatggtaaTGGAACCACaccctgtcaaaaagaaaaaaaaaagattcctctgAGTAAACAGTCGTTGTTTTATTCAGAAGGCTGAAACACAATTTCCATCAAGAGCTGCGAAAGGACTGGGGTCTTCCGTAGCCCAGGAGCCTCACAGACATGTGTGAGTTGTAAGAGGAAGTGAAGTGTCCTCTTAAGGACattggccaggcacgggggctcacgcctgtcattccagcactttgggaggctgaagcgggcggatcacaaggtcaagagatagagaccagcctggccaacatggtgaaaccccgtctctactaaaaatacaaaaattagctggccatggtggccgtacacctgtagtcccagctactggggaggctgagggaggagaattgcttgaacccacgaggcggaggctgcagtgagccgagatggcaccactgcactccagcctggagacagagcgagactctgtctaaaaaaaaaaagtgtgggggGTCTTTGGGTACCTAGAGAAGAAATGGGTGGGACCTAATGAGCCTTACTGGAAGCCATACTTTTGGGACACGTTGCCCCAGATCAGGATGGAATGCCCCACCCGGCAGAAATGGAGACCAGACAGCTGCACAGGCTCCTGTGAGGGGTGGGGTGGCTCTTAGCTTTTCTCTCTGAAGTCACTTTCCCCACAAGAGGACATTTATTGTCTGGGCTGGTGTGACAGATGGGATAGGGCTTGATGCTGCTGGCTGCAGCAGATGGAAACAAGGCAGGGGGCGTGGGGCCTCCAGCCACGAGTCGTGGGGTCCCATGGGCAGCCGGCGATAAACAGCACCCCAGGCTCCGGATGGGgtcccccaggcccagccctgagCACCGTCGGTCCCTCCCTTCTGTCTCCACAGTGAAGGTCATGTAACAGCATCATCTGTTCATCTTCATAAATAGAgtactgggccgggcgcggtggctcaagcctgtaatcccagcactctgggaggccgagacgggcggatcacaaggtcaggagatcgagaccatcctggctaacccggtgaaaccccgtctctactaaaaaaaatataaaaaactagccgggcgaggtggcgggcgcttgtagtcccagctactcgggaggctgaggcaggagaatggcgtaaacctgggaggcggagcttgcagtgagctgagatccggccactgcactccagcctgggcgacagagcgagactccgtctcaaaaaaaaaaataaaaaaaaataaataaataaataaataaataaatagagtacTGGCCTGGCGAGGGCTGAGCTTACTGCAGGTCCATGAGACTGCCCCAAACCATCACTGAGAACCAGGTGGTTAAGCTGCTGAGTGCAGAGTCAGTTTCTGACTAAGGTCTGAGGTGGGTGTGTAAATTTTGGATTTCCCAGGTGATGCTACTGACGGTTGgggaccacattttttttttcttttttctgagatggactctcgctctgtcgcccaggctggagtgcaatggtgcgatctcagctcactgcaacctccgcctcccagctttaagtgattctcctgcctcaggctcccaaccccagctacaggcgtgagccaccacacccagctaatgttttatatttttagtagagacagagtttcaccctgttggccaggctgcttttgaactcctgacctcaggtgatccgcccacctcagcctcccaaagtgctgggattacaggcatgagccactgagctcggACCCTTGTGAACTTTTGCtagtaattcttttttcttctcacagCACTCCACCCATGCCCCTCAGTT
It includes:
- the TIMM22 gene encoding mitochondrial import inner membrane translocase subunit Tim22, which encodes MAAAAPNAGGSAPEAAGSAEAPLQYSLLLQYLVGNKRQPRLLEPGSLGGIPSPAKSEEQKMIEKVMESCAFKAALACVGGFVLGGAFGVFTAGIDTNVGFDPKDPYRTPTAKEVLKDMGQRGMSYAKNFAIVGAMFSCTECLVESYRGKSDWKNSVISGCITGGAIGFRAGLKAGAIGCGGFAAFSAAIDYYLR